From the Daucus carota subsp. sativus chromosome 8, DH1 v3.0, whole genome shotgun sequence genome, one window contains:
- the LOC108198867 gene encoding acyl-CoA--sterol O-acyltransferase 1, which yields MEGELNNFAVVWITVLASLCYCHTIPKFIPKGTIRFLCLLPVSILFIFLPLNLTTIHLGATSSFFISWLANFKILLFAFDKGPLFSNPPIPLSLFIPLACLPIKIHHSDKKFRETHNPLKQNTSFLNYVVKILLLGFLIKLYDYTQHFHPNFLLLLYCFHIYFSLELILALFASLARVLMQAELEPQFDEPYLATSLQDFWGKRWNLMVTNILKPTIFEPTRHVFSGLVGRKWAIFPSVLATFFVSGLMHELVFYTYGRQKTRWEVTYFFLIHGLSLGVEIGLKKLLNGKFRLPRMVSGPMSIMYVVVTSFWLFFPPFLRGNADVKGCREFLAFVEFVWNGRLVGPNEMSCPYL from the coding sequence ATGGAAGGAGAGCTCAACAACTTTGCAGTGGTATGGATCACAGTGTTGGCATCCCTATGCTATTGTCACACCATACCCAAGTTCATCCCCAAAGGTACCATCAGATTTCTATGTCTCCTCCCAGTCTCAATCCTCTTCATATTTCTTCCTCTCAATCTAACAACAATTCATCTTGGAGCCACATCTTCATTTTTCATATCTTGGCTAGCAAATTTCAAGATCCTCCTCTTTGCCTTTGACAAAGGCCCTCTATTTTCCAATCCACCAATACCACTATCACTTTTCATCCCACTAGCTTGTCTCCCAATCAAAATCCATCACTCAGATAAAAAATTTAGAGAAACTCACAACCCTTTAAAACAAAATACATCATTTTTGAACTATGTTGTAAAGATTTTGCTATTAGGGTTTTTAATAAAACTCTATGACTATACACAACATTTCCATCCAAATTTTCTCTTGTTACTCTATTGTTTTCACATATATTTTAGCTTAGAGTTGATACTAGCTTTGTTTGCTAGCTTAGCTAGAGTACTCATGCAAGCAGAATTGGAACCACAATTTGATGAGCCTTACCTTGCAACTTCATTGCAAGATTTTTGGGGTAAAAGATGGAATCTAATGGTTACTAATATCCTAAAACCAACCATATTCGAACCGACCCGTCACGTTTTTTCGGGTCTGGTTGGGAGAAAATGGGCTATTTTTCCTAGTGTGCTTGCAACATTTTTTGTGTCCGGGCTCATGCATGAGCTGGTTTTTTACACCTATGGAAGACAAAAGACAAGGTGGGaagtaacttatttttttcttattcatGGACTGTCTTTGGGCGTCGAAATCGGATTAAAGAAGCTGTTGAATGGCAAGTTCCGGTTGCCGAGGATGGTGTCCGGGCCTATGTCCATAATGTATGTTGTGGTTACAAGCTTCTGGCTATTCTTTCCACCGTTTTTACGAGGAAATGCAGATGTAAAAGGTTGTAGAGAGTTTCTTGCTTTTGTTGAGTTTGTTTGGAATGGGAGACTTGTTGGTCCGAATGAAATGTCTTGTCCATACTTGTAA
- the LOC108198845 gene encoding acyl-CoA--sterol O-acyltransferase 1: MEGELNTFVMVWTSVLACLCYSHTITKVFPKGTLRFLTIFPVLCLFIYLPLCLNSINLGCNSTFFISWLTNFKLLLFAFSTGPLYSDPPLSLTRFILLACLPIKIKHPNQESKNQPNKKSENYPFLEIAKNGQKYDLNGESKEYHVQELPKKGHKSLSNYAIKFLLFSALIKIYDYKDSLHPYVLWLLYCFHIYFVLELLLATFAAIARSLMSLELEPQFDDPYLATSLQDFWGKRWNLMVSNILRPTVFVPVHNISTILIGKKLAALPAVIATFFVSGLMHELIFYSYQRQKTNWQAMGFFMLHGVALAVEIGIKKMVNGKFRVPRMLSRPLTLTFVIVTSFWLFFPPFLRGNIAEVKSCKETLAFVEFVKHGRLVGPDEFSCPFL; this comes from the coding sequence ATGGAAGGAGAACTAAACACCTTTGTAATGGTCTGGACATCAGTCTTAGCATGTCTCTGCTATTCTCACACCATAACCAAGGTTTTTCCCAAAGGTACCCTCAGATTCTTAACTATTTTCCCTGTTCTAtgcttatttatttatcttccTCTCTGTCTCAACTCCATCAATCTCGGATGCAATTCAACTTTCTTCATTTCATGGCTTACTAATTTCAAGCTCCTCCTCTTTGCTTTTAGCACTGGCCCTTTATATTCTGACCCTCCTCTTTCTTTGACAAGATTCATCCTCTTGGCTTGTCTTCCCATAAAGATCAAGCACCCAAATCAAGAATCTAAAAATCAACCAaataaaaaatctgaaaattaccCTTTTCTTGAAATTGCTAAAAATGgccaaaaatatgatttaaatggAGAATCTAAAGAGTACCATGTTCAAGAATTACCCAAAAAAGGCCATAAGTCACTTTCTAATTATGCTATCaagtttttgttattttctgCATTGATCAAAATTTATGATTACAAAGATAGTCTTCATCCATATGTGTTGTGGTTGCTTTATTGCTTCCACATTTACTTTGTTCTGGAGTTACTATTAGCCACGTTTGCCGCCATTGCTCGATCACTAATGTCATTAGAGCTCGAGCCACAATTTGATGATCCTTATCTCGCAACTTCACTTCAAGATTTTTGGGGAAAAAGATGGAACCTCATGGTGTCCAACATTTTGCGTCCTACAGTATTTGTGCCTGTCCATAATATTTCCACAATTTTAATCGGGAAGAAATTGGCTGCATTGCCTGCAGTGATCGCCACATTCTTTGTATCAGGACTAATGCACGAGCTGATTTTTTATAGCTATCAAAGGCAGAAAACAAACTGGCAAGCAATGGGTTTTTTTATGTTACATGGGGTGGCATTGGCTGTGGAAATCGGAATTAAGAAGATGGTGAATGGGAAATTCAGGGTACCTCGGATGCTTTCGAGACCTTTGACATTAACGTTTGTGATTGTTACTAGCTTTTGGTTGTTCTTTCCGCCATTCTTGAGAGGGAACATAGCAGAAGTGAAGTCATGTAAAGAAACTCTTGCTTTTGTTGAGTTTGTGAAGCATGGTCGTTTGGTTGGTCCTGATGAATTTTCTTGTCCTTTCTTGTAA
- the LOC108197756 gene encoding F-box/kelch-repeat protein At3g23880-like — MRMGGKPKREKTTAADLPEELIRREILTRLPVRSLVRFKSVSKSWLSLLSEPQFIKQHLTHSATQIPNDCLVAKRNTKLIILSRHEERVALDSTHYFEVVGCVCGLVCLASFHMLSLWNPATHRSKEIFAPVCRADRKYDIGFGFDPVSDIYKLVILSDDLKSAMVYYSNSGDWIDISVPGNVCADFSGTRSTNRVTIVKDCPYWAFRRYPKDEHMNGTNCLIALKFDAVCDEFKLMPGFFCDEVGGFEFVDMNGCLTLIVREYDDKYPFSKLMLNLFSLDGEEGCCVWTKMYTIGPFNRGFEVVQGFSGGEIVFSDRGKFCFYDHKTDRIYKILNTSSATTADSRISCFRYTPSLAFIEGMESAFYSTIRTRRTRVQYSRVPQGLINALKH; from the coding sequence ATGAGAATGGGTGGAAAACCGAAAAGAGAGAAGACTACGGCGGCCGATCTCCCCGAAGAACTAATCCGCCGCGAAATCCTCACACGACTCCCGGTCAGATCTCTGGTCCGTTTCAAATCCGTATCCAAATCATGGCTATCTCTCCTCTCCGAACCCCAGTTCATAAAACAACACTTGACTCACAGCGCCACTCAAATCCCTAATGACTGTCTCGTTGCTAAAAGGAATACCAAACTCATTATTCTTTCCCGCCACGAAGAAAGAGTTGCCCTCGATTCAACGCATTACTTTGAAGTAGTTGGTTGTGTCTGTGGCCTTGTTTGTCTTGCAAGTTTCCATATGTTATCGTTATGGAACCCGGCAACACATCGATCCAAGGAAATTTTCGCACCGGTATGCCGTGCTGATCGAAAGTATGACATAGGGTTCGGTTTTGATCCCGTGAGTGATATTTACAAGCTTGTCATTTTGTCAGATGATCTAAAATCTGCTATGGTTTACTACTCTAATTCTGGTGATTGGATTGATATATCTGTTCCTGGTAATGTGTGTGCTGATTTTAGCGGAACCAGGTCAACAAATCGCGTGACTATTGTAAAGGATTGTCCTTACTGGGCATTTCGTAGATACCCGAAAGATGAGCATATGAACGGTACTAATTGTTTGATTGCTCTCAAGTTTGATGCTGTGTGTGACGAGTTCAAGTTGATGCCTGGATTTTTTTGTGATGAAGTAGGTGGTTTTGAATTTGTGGATATGAATGGTTGTCTTACTTTGATAGTGCGTGAGTATGATGACAAGTATCCTTTTTCGAAGCTTATGCtcaatctattttctttggacGGGGAGGAGGGATGTTGTGTTTGGACTAAGATGTACACTATCGGACCATTTAATCGTGGGTTTGAGGTGGTACAGGGATTTTCTGGTGGCGAGATTGTGTTTTCTGATCGGGGTAAGTTTTGCTTTTACGATCACAAAACAGATAGGATTTATAAGATCCTTAATACATCTTCTGCAACTACAGCTGATTCGAGAATAAGCTGCTTCAGGTATACTCCTAGTTTGGCTTTCATAGAGGGAATGGAGTCTGCTTTTTATTCAACAATCCGAACTCGCCGTACAAGGGTTCAGTATTCCAGAGTTCCTCAAGGATTAATCAATGCACTTAAACATTAA
- the LOC108197754 gene encoding rho GDP-dissociation inhibitor 1 produces the protein MSLAVGLVSSASTSKNMGFDENKNEGAKENEDENKTVGAEPEAENGGSGEEKLTRQISRSSVDASDHDEEDEEDVDGKLQLGPQCSLKEQFEKDKDDESLRRWKEQLLGSVDIDSVGETLDPEVKILSLAIKSTGRSDIVLPIPESGNPKGPWFTLKEGSVYSLKFEFKVCNNIVSGLKYHNTVWKTGLKVDRTKEMIGTFSPQQEPYTHEMHEETTPSGMFARGSYTAKSKFLDDDNRCYLEINYTFDIRKDWQSI, from the exons ATGTCTTTGGCTGTTGGACTAGTTTcaagtgcttctacttcaaaAAACATGGGATTTGATGAAAACAAAAATGAGGGTGCtaaagaaaatgaagatgaaaacaagaCAGTTGGGGCTGAACCAGAGGCTGAGAATGGTGGTTCAGGAGAGGAGAAGTTGACTAGGCAAATTAGTAGGAGCTCTGTGGATGCTTCTGATCATGATGAAGAGGATGAGGAAGATGTTGATGGCAAATTACAGTTGGGTCCTCAGTGCAGTCTTAAAGAGCAGTTTGAGAAGGATAAG GATGATGAGAGCCTGAGGAGATGGAAAGAACAGCTGCTTGGAAGCGTGGATATCGATTCTGTTGGAG AAACTCTGGACCCAGAAGTTAAAATTCTCAGCCTTGCAATCAAATCCACTGGAAGATCTGATATTGTTCTTCCAATTCCTGAGTCTGGTAATCCAAAAGGTCCATGGTTTACTTTGAAAGAAGGAAGCGTTTACAGCCTAAAGTTCGAATTTAAGGTCTGCAACAATATTGTATCGGGCCTTAAATACCATAACACTGTTTGGAAAACTGGTCTTAAAG TGGACCGGACTAAAGAAATGATTGGGACATTTAGTCCTCAGCAAGAGCCTTATACGCACGAGATGCATGAAGAAACAACTCCTTCTGGCATGTTTGCCAGAGGATCATACACTGCCAAATCAAAG TTTCTTGATGACGACAATAGATGTTACCTAGAGATCAACTATACCTTTGATATTCGGAAAGATTGGCAGTCAATATAA
- the LOC108197338 gene encoding uncharacterized protein LOC108197338, which translates to MAEDLVLDTAIRNWVLIPLSVVMVLIGVLRYFVSKLMRSSQNPDLKIVKEGQVIVRARNLRAAANFIPAKAFRARKAYFTNEENGLLHVPKGQAQNNPQAQMFSDPNMAMDMMKKNLSMIIPQTLTFAWVNFFFSGFVAAKIPFPLTQRFRSMLQNGIDLSTVDVSYVSSRSWYFLNLFGLRGLFSLILGEENATDDTQRMMQMSGFGFDPSKSLGAEKDGLDIIQHDWAMPKFEQRAEAVLRKLVS; encoded by the exons ATGGCGGAAGATTTAGTGTTAGATACAGCAATAAGAAACTGGGTTTTGATACCATTGTCTGTAGTTATGGTGCTAATTGGTGTACTTCGTTACTTTGTTTCTAAGCTCATGCGCTCCTCTCAAAACCCTGATCTCAAAATTGTCAAAGAAGG GCAAGTTATTGTGAGGGCTAGGAATTTGAGGGCTGCTGCTAATTTTATTCCTGCCAAGGCTTTTCGGGCCCGAAAAGCTTATTTTACCAATGAG GAAAATGGATTGCTTCATGTTCCTAAGGGCCAGGCTCAGAACAATCCACAGGCTCAGATGTTCTCTGATCCCAACATGGCTATGGatatgatgaagaagaatctttCAATGATCATACCCCAG ACTCTTACTTTTGCATGGGTCAACTTTTTCTTCTCTGGATTTGTAGCAG CAAAGATACCCTTTCCACTGACTCAGAGGTTTAGGTCAATGTTACAAAATGGAATCGATTTAAGTACTGTAGATGTTAGCTACGTCAGCAGTCGCTCATG GTACTTCCTCAATCTGTTCGGACTAAGGGGTCTATTTAGTCTTATTCTAGGAGAAGAAAATG CTACAGACGACACACAACGCATGATGCAAATGAGTGGATTTGGTTTTGACCCATCTAAG AGTTTGGGTGCGGAGAAAGATGGACTTGACATAATTCAGCATGACTGGGCCATGCCAAAGTTTGAACAGCGAGCGGAGGCTGTACTAAGGAAGCTTGTTAGCTAA